The Myxococcota bacterium genome has a segment encoding these proteins:
- a CDS encoding efflux RND transporter permease subunit produces the protein MYRLTKLTLDHRGPAAAILATVTIVLALGLPKVRTVHGFRILIGEDHPVVRTLDEMTERFGGSRPLEIGWSCGDGAPCRHALDRSSLEVARDLTSALEDLPQVRRVLSPANAALLVPSSEGFVARRLVEHGQIIDDLESLLPVARHDTLWKERLISPDLASAIVIVAPADATIETEDALFDELNAILAKYEQRGFSFNLNGALVRTIESGRALQQSTARILPSLVLVIAIVLLAASGSPRSVALALATMGVAVLWTIGLMGWLDWPQDGIHQVLAPLILIVGLCDAVHLLTRASELRGTSRDRLLSATRFVGAPCILTTATTAVALASFTTSDLEAFVRFGAISAAGVIFCLALTFSLLPLVATVVPVEHRDGHSRSGSSWADSLLRFSRYAERRPIRILCACGLLVGYGILGITTHLRVDTDWRQAFGETGNLSRWAMFFEGIRGSSDTLEVELEAAGEHGVLSNDALTTLSTLSSNLTELDGLGASFGLLDLLARVDAALAGDAYRDPAMLTDARRAAELVELVSFDDPESLEPWLTLDRSATRISFEASWLAQSEIHLLMEQVRSVIDATVPRDWSIRLGGIMALDDVWVRDVQTTQLRSFPTAFLFVFALSSLFLRSFRLGLIAMLPSLIAIVVTLGTMGWLGMGLDIGRAMIGAVVIGIGVDDAIHFLDAHRRHLTRGANRHEAVDLALADTGRAIITTSIALALGFLTLMASAWQTISSFGFFVSITIVAALVATLFLLPALLAGFGEQAGAER, from the coding sequence ATGTATCGCCTGACGAAGCTCACGCTCGACCATCGCGGGCCCGCCGCCGCGATCCTGGCGACCGTGACCATCGTCCTGGCCCTCGGTCTCCCCAAGGTCCGAACCGTTCACGGCTTCCGGATCCTGATCGGCGAGGATCATCCGGTCGTCCGGACCCTCGACGAGATGACCGAGCGGTTTGGCGGGAGTCGCCCGCTCGAAATCGGGTGGTCTTGTGGAGACGGCGCGCCCTGTCGACACGCACTCGACCGTTCGTCACTCGAAGTAGCGCGCGACCTCACCTCTGCGCTGGAAGATCTGCCGCAGGTGCGGCGCGTCCTATCACCAGCAAACGCTGCACTCCTAGTCCCGTCCTCAGAGGGATTCGTCGCGCGGAGACTCGTGGAGCACGGGCAGATCATTGATGATCTGGAGTCGCTCCTCCCCGTCGCGAGACATGACACGCTCTGGAAAGAGCGCCTGATTTCGCCCGATTTGGCTTCCGCGATAGTAATCGTCGCCCCGGCGGATGCGACCATTGAAACCGAGGACGCGCTCTTCGACGAATTGAACGCGATTCTCGCTAAGTACGAACAGCGCGGGTTCTCGTTCAATCTGAATGGAGCACTCGTTCGAACAATCGAGTCCGGACGCGCCCTCCAGCAAAGCACGGCGCGAATTCTTCCCTCCCTCGTACTCGTCATCGCTATCGTTCTGCTTGCAGCGTCCGGCTCTCCGAGAAGCGTCGCGCTCGCGCTCGCGACGATGGGCGTCGCAGTTCTCTGGACGATCGGACTCATGGGCTGGCTCGACTGGCCACAGGACGGCATTCACCAGGTACTCGCCCCATTAATACTGATCGTCGGCTTGTGCGATGCAGTCCACCTTCTCACACGAGCGAGCGAACTCCGGGGCACATCGAGAGACCGCCTACTCAGCGCAACTCGTTTCGTTGGAGCTCCGTGCATTCTGACTACGGCAACTACCGCGGTTGCACTTGCTTCGTTCACCACCAGTGATCTTGAGGCCTTCGTTCGCTTCGGAGCGATCTCGGCCGCTGGTGTGATCTTCTGCCTGGCCCTGACGTTCTCCCTGCTTCCATTGGTCGCGACAGTAGTGCCAGTCGAACATCGTGATGGTCACAGTCGCAGTGGCTCGTCGTGGGCCGACTCCCTGCTGCGATTCTCCCGATATGCTGAGCGTCGACCCATTCGGATCCTGTGCGCATGTGGGTTGCTCGTTGGATATGGAATCCTCGGCATCACGACCCACCTGCGTGTCGACACCGACTGGCGCCAAGCATTTGGCGAAACCGGCAATCTCTCTCGGTGGGCGATGTTCTTCGAGGGCATCCGGGGGTCGAGCGACACGCTTGAGGTCGAGCTGGAGGCCGCCGGCGAACACGGAGTCCTCTCCAATGACGCTCTGACCACGTTGTCGACTCTGAGCTCGAACTTGACGGAGCTCGATGGCTTGGGTGCGAGCTTCGGTCTGCTCGACCTGCTCGCGCGAGTCGACGCCGCGCTCGCTGGAGATGCGTATCGGGATCCCGCAATGCTGACCGACGCTCGGCGGGCGGCCGAGCTCGTTGAACTCGTATCCTTCGACGATCCTGAGTCGCTCGAACCGTGGCTTACCCTCGACCGTTCCGCGACTCGTATTTCGTTCGAGGCGAGCTGGCTTGCGCAGAGCGAGATTCACCTCCTCATGGAGCAGGTCAGGAGCGTCATCGATGCCACCGTCCCGCGAGACTGGTCGATTCGTCTAGGTGGGATCATGGCATTGGATGATGTCTGGGTACGAGACGTCCAAACTACCCAGCTCCGAAGCTTCCCCACTGCCTTCCTGTTCGTATTCGCGCTCTCGTCGCTCTTCCTTCGCTCGTTCCGGCTCGGCTTGATCGCGATGCTCCCTTCTCTGATCGCGATCGTCGTGACGCTCGGCACGATGGGCTGGCTGGGGATGGGATTGGACATCGGGCGCGCGATGATCGGGGCAGTCGTGATCGGGATCGGAGTCGACGATGCGATCCACTTTCTCGACGCGCATCGACGCCATCTCACTCGCGGCGCCAATCGTCACGAGGCCGTGGATCTCGCGCTCGCCGATACCGGGCGCGCCATCATCACGACGTCGATCGCACTCGCACTCGGATTCCTCACGCTGATGGCATCCGCGTGGCAGACCATCTCGAGCTTCGGATTCTTCGTGTCGATCACGATCGTCGCGGCACTGGTCGCGACGCTCTTCCTGCTGCCCGCGTTGCTGGCGGGTTTCGGAGAGCAGGCAGGTGCCGAGCGGTAG
- a CDS encoding response regulator — translation MPTATRVLVVDDLDRARRALAHELADAGFDVLEAADGLQAWEQFRTHRPDAVVTDMVMPHCDGIELLAKIRSQSDVPVIVFTARGSIQRAAQAFKEGADDFVASDEVGVDALVATIERAVHGASSNTPNDALRDRIAGDSPAMQRLRERIAGLAPLRHPVLVRGEPGTGRDAVVDAMHAVGSSSHGTLVRVSATESDAKLTVPNCSAIYLDGVDRFGGRAQSFWLKYVEDCAARAFQGSPRILASTDELVGDLGDDHADLRLRNGMLRYVIELPALRHVPSDIGVIAERLVERLGERVGRRVRLSPAARDFLSAQAWPGNTQQLEQLLERSIAFTRGRQIRRDTVHDVLADLEESLDRIRRQHAHLERERLFRAIRETGGNVSRTAELLGKSRGAIYRLIEKHDIPLRSRNDSQ, via the coding sequence GTGCCCACCGCCACCCGCGTGCTCGTGGTCGACGACCTCGACCGCGCCCGCCGCGCCCTCGCCCACGAGCTCGCCGACGCGGGCTTCGACGTCCTCGAGGCCGCCGACGGCCTGCAGGCCTGGGAGCAGTTCCGCACCCACCGGCCCGACGCCGTCGTCACCGACATGGTGATGCCGCACTGCGACGGCATCGAGCTGCTCGCGAAGATCCGCTCGCAATCCGACGTGCCCGTCATCGTGTTCACCGCGCGCGGCTCCATCCAGCGCGCGGCACAGGCGTTCAAGGAAGGCGCGGACGACTTCGTCGCCTCGGACGAGGTGGGCGTCGACGCGCTCGTCGCGACGATCGAGCGCGCCGTGCACGGCGCGAGCTCGAACACTCCGAACGACGCGCTGCGCGACCGAATCGCGGGCGACAGCCCCGCGATGCAACGGCTGCGGGAACGCATCGCCGGGCTCGCGCCGCTCCGCCACCCCGTTCTCGTCCGCGGCGAACCCGGAACGGGACGCGATGCCGTCGTCGACGCGATGCACGCCGTCGGCTCGAGCAGCCACGGCACGCTCGTGCGCGTGAGCGCGACGGAATCGGACGCGAAGCTCACCGTCCCGAACTGCTCTGCCATCTACCTCGACGGCGTCGATCGCTTCGGCGGCCGCGCCCAGTCGTTCTGGCTCAAGTACGTCGAGGACTGCGCGGCGCGCGCGTTCCAGGGAAGCCCGCGCATCCTCGCCTCCACCGACGAGCTCGTCGGAGATCTCGGCGACGACCACGCCGACCTGCGGCTGCGCAACGGCATGCTGCGCTACGTCATCGAGCTGCCCGCGCTGCGTCACGTTCCATCCGACATCGGTGTCATCGCCGAGCGCCTCGTCGAACGCCTCGGCGAGCGTGTCGGACGGCGCGTGCGGCTGTCGCCCGCGGCGCGGGACTTCCTTTCCGCCCAGGCGTGGCCCGGCAACACGCAACAGCTCGAACAGCTGCTGGAGCGCAGCATCGCATTCACGCGCGGACGTCAGATCCGCCGCGACACCGTCCACGACGTGCTCGCCGATCTCGAGGAAAGCCTCGACCGCATCCGCCGCCAGCACGCCCATCTCGAGCGCGAGCGCCTCTTCCGCGCGATCCGGGAGACCGGCGGAAACGTCAGCAGGACGGCGGAGCTACTCGGCAAGAGCCGAGGCGCGATCTACCGCTTGATCGAGAAGCACGACATCCCGCTCCGGAGCCGCAACGACTCGCAATGA
- a CDS encoding type II toxin-antitoxin system Phd/YefM family antitoxin, whose amino-acid sequence MADTKVSVAEARQNFARLIERAQRGRAIVVTRRGEPVAVLLSASEYLALRGERPSFVATIERLRAQHRVGELAIGDEDFEQLRDRSAGREVSF is encoded by the coding sequence ATGGCCGACACGAAGGTTTCCGTCGCAGAGGCTCGGCAGAACTTCGCGCGCCTCATCGAGCGGGCGCAGCGCGGCCGGGCCATCGTGGTCACCCGCCGCGGCGAGCCGGTCGCGGTGCTGCTCTCGGCGAGCGAATACCTCGCGCTCCGAGGCGAGAGGCCGTCCTTCGTCGCGACCATCGAGCGGCTGCGTGCTCAGCATCGCGTGGGCGAGCTCGCCATTGGAGACGAGGACTTCGAGCAGCTTCGCGACCGCTCGGCCGGGCGTGAGGTGTCGTTCTGA
- a CDS encoding type II toxin-antitoxin system VapC family toxin — protein sequence MLDTDVLSEPIESEPNERVLEALGAHDGELATCAVVWHELWYGAARLPSTSRKRRAIEAYLDEAVRGSLPLLPYDEQAATWHAIERARLGRRGRPPAAADGQIAAIAVVNELVVVTRNVSDFRRFKGLRVEDWYV from the coding sequence CTGCTCGATACCGATGTTCTCTCGGAGCCGATCGAGTCGGAGCCGAACGAGCGCGTGCTGGAGGCACTCGGTGCGCACGATGGCGAGCTCGCGACGTGCGCCGTCGTATGGCACGAGCTGTGGTACGGGGCAGCGCGTCTTCCCTCGACCTCGCGCAAGCGCCGCGCGATCGAGGCCTACCTCGACGAAGCCGTGCGCGGTTCCCTTCCACTCCTCCCGTACGACGAACAGGCGGCGACCTGGCACGCGATCGAGCGGGCTCGCCTCGGGCGGCGCGGTCGTCCGCCGGCTGCGGCCGACGGCCAGATCGCCGCGATCGCCGTCGTGAACGAGCTCGTCGTCGTCACGCGCAACGTCTCGGACTTCCGCCGCTTCAAGGGCCTGCGCGTAGAAGACTGGTACGTCTGA